Proteins co-encoded in one Aquincola tertiaricarbonis genomic window:
- the atpG gene encoding F0F1 ATP synthase subunit gamma: MAVGKEIRGKIKSVENTKKITKAMEMVAASKMRKAQDRMRGARPYSDKIRNITANLSSANPEYQSAYMRTDGTSKAAGYIVVTTDKGLCGGLNTNVLRAVTSRMRDDQAAGLKVQAVAIGNKGYGFLNRMNVPVVSHAVQLGDAPMLEKLIGPVKVMLDAFVEGKVDKVYLCYTRFINTMRQEPVVEQLLPLEGSRLAQSAEEKQAYGWDYIYEPDAATVIDELLTRYIEALVYQAVAENMASEQSARMVAMKAATDNAGNLIGELKLVYNKTRQAAITKELSEIVSGAAAV, from the coding sequence AATGGTCGCCGCGTCCAAGATGCGCAAGGCGCAGGACCGGATGCGCGGCGCGCGTCCGTACAGCGACAAGATCCGCAACATCACGGCCAACCTGTCGAGCGCGAATCCGGAATACCAGTCGGCCTACATGCGGACCGACGGCACGTCGAAGGCGGCGGGTTACATCGTCGTCACCACCGACAAGGGCCTGTGCGGTGGCTTGAACACCAACGTGCTGCGCGCCGTCACGTCCCGCATGCGCGACGATCAGGCCGCCGGCCTGAAGGTGCAGGCGGTCGCGATCGGCAACAAGGGCTACGGCTTCCTGAACCGGATGAACGTGCCGGTGGTCAGCCACGCGGTGCAGCTCGGCGACGCGCCGATGCTCGAGAAGCTGATCGGCCCGGTCAAGGTGATGCTCGATGCCTTCGTCGAAGGCAAGGTCGACAAGGTCTACCTCTGCTACACGCGCTTCATCAACACGATGCGCCAGGAGCCGGTGGTCGAGCAGCTGCTGCCGCTCGAAGGCTCGCGCCTGGCGCAGTCGGCCGAAGAGAAGCAGGCCTACGGCTGGGACTACATCTACGAGCCCGACGCCGCGACCGTGATCGACGAGCTGCTGACCCGCTACATCGAAGCGCTGGTGTACCAGGCCGTGGCCGAGAACATGGCGTCGGAACAGTCGGCACGCATGGTTGCGATGAAGGCCGCCACCGACAACGCCGGCAACCTGATCGGTGAGCTGAAGCTGGTCTACAACAAGACCCGCCAGGCGGCGATCACGAAGGAACTCTCCGAGATCGTCAGCGGCGCCGCTGCAGTGTGA